A single window of Nicotiana tomentosiformis chromosome 1, ASM39032v3, whole genome shotgun sequence DNA harbors:
- the LOC138908960 gene encoding uncharacterized protein: MRLDLLLLSMVTFDVILGMDSLSSCHAILDYHVKTLMLTMPRLPRVEGRGSLDYAPSRVISDLKAQRMVEKGCLSCLAFLRDVGTDTPTIDSVLVVQDFAYVFPADLSGMPPDRDIDFGIDLVLGTQPISIPLYRMALAELKELKE, translated from the coding sequence ATGAGACTTGATCTCTTACTACTTAGTATGGTTACTTTCGacgtgattttaggcatggattcGTTGTCATCATGTCACgctattctagattatcatgtTAAGACTTTGATGTTGACGATGCCGAGATTGCCTAGGGTTGAGGGGAGAGGTTCCCTGGATTAtgctcctagtagagtgatttcagacttgaaggctcaacggatggttgagaagggatgtttgtcatgtTTGGCCTTTCTGAGGGATGTTGgtactgatactcctaccattgattcagTTCTGGTAGTGCAGGACTTTGcatatgtgtttcctgcagacctgtcgggcatgccacccgacagggacattgattttggtattgacttggtgctgggcactcagcccatctctattcctctgtatcgtatggcactagcagagttgaaggaattgaaagaataa